The following proteins come from a genomic window of Panicum hallii strain FIL2 chromosome 8, PHallii_v3.1, whole genome shotgun sequence:
- the LOC112902105 gene encoding uncharacterized protein LOC112902105 isoform X2 yields MAAGDAATVFLETTLGTRLVVSFPAGATTVADLKGRVSAEHAACFPRTGPIAVTSLQVKLDDSWFQLTDSMAVRAAFEWVKGPWRLLAEAHELHSHPLARKDAKCGTSDAEPSAGRPVISENSTHYLLPPAGSQGGGSLASGDGVSDTPQINQQDKPQEGDEHASGQGKDGTTMPQKSSDLYLAPGDSDTLLLDQEDKPQECVEHASGQVEDGITMPQESSDIDMAAGDSGTSLANQEDKPQECAEHASGQLEDGITMPQESSDIDLAAGDSTEHASGQLEDGITMPQESSDSDLAAGDSTEHASGQLEDEIIMPQKTSDFDLLAGANDGPPMNQQDKSHDGVEHASVQSEDKPTMLQESSDFGAAACRGNGPVGGQQKDIIAEPRGKKRFREEDKTNESIIVNCGDDLSSLASSTCNAESSEKKSCVTEQAKLNSVPLPYDLKDHSHDLGENPSGGQKETSTSGVHNVESSNNEADIPLGVESMERGKSSDREVQIKRGDEEPQIAGCAGESSCRRTDDLHCVKSMKEDIKRPASNSRYLDKGKNEGAISNLSKERICFRRRHKRIVVRKVPISKAMKIYYFRC; encoded by the exons ATGGCCGCCGGCGACGCAGCGACGGTCTTCCTGGAGACGACCCTCGGCACCCGCCTCGTCGTCTCCTTCCCCGCCGGCGCCACCACCGTCGCCGACCTCAAGG GCCGAGTGAGTGCGGAGCACGCGGCCTGTTTCCCCCGCACCGGGCCAATCGCCGTCACATCCTTGCAG GTTAAGCTCGATGACTCCTGGTTTCAGCTCACCGATTCCATGGCTGTGCGAGCTGCTTTCGAGTGGGTCAAGGGGCCCTGGCGCCTCCTGGCTGAGGCTCATGAGCTTCACTCTCATCCGCTTGCTCGCAAGGATGCAAAGTGTGGAACTAGTGATGCTGAACCAAGTGCCGGCCGTCCTGTCATCTCCGAGAACTCCACACACTACTTGTTGCCTCCTGCAGGGTCTCAGGGAGGTGGGAGTCTTGCCTCTGGTGATGGCGTCAGTGACACCCCACAGATAAATCAGCAGGATAAACCTCAGGAAGGTGATGAGCATGCCTCGGGTCAGGGCAAAGATGGAACTACCATGCCACAGAAAAGTTCAGATCTTTATTTAGCTCCAGGCGACAGTGACACCCTGCTGCTGGACCAGGAGGACAAACCTCAGGAATGTGTTGAGCATGCCTCTGGTCAGGTCGAGGATGGAATTACCATGCCTCAAGAAAGTTCAGATATTGATATGGCCGCAGGCGACAGTGGCACCTCACTGGCAAACCAGGAGGACAAACCTCAGGAATGTGCTGAGCATGCCTCTGGTCAGCTGGAGGATGGAATTACCATGCCTCAAGAAAGTTCAGATATTGATTTGGCCGCAG GCGACAGTACTGAGCATGCCTCTGGTCAGCTCGAAGATGGAATTACCATGCCTCAAGAAAGTTCAGATAGTGATTTAGCCGCAGGCGACAGTACTGAGCATGCCTCTGGTCAGCTCGAAGATGAAATCATCATGCCTCAAAAAACTTCAGATTTTGACTTATTAGCAGGCGCCAATGATGGCCCACCAATGAACCAGCAGGACAAATCTCATGATGGTGTTGAGCATGCCTCTGTTCAGAGTGAAGATAAGCCTACCATGCTTCAAGAAAGTTCAGACTTTGGTGCAGCAGCATGCAGAGGGAATGGTCCTGTTGGGGGTCAACAAAAGGACATCATCGCAGAACCAAGAGGGAAGAAACGTTTTAGGGAGGAAGATAAAACCAATGAAAGCATCATTGTAAACTGTGGTGATGATCTTTCCTCTCTTGCTAGCTCCACTTGTAATGCTGAATCGTCTGAGAAAAAGAGCTGTGTGACTGAGCAAGCAAAATTGAACAGTGTCCCCCTGCCATATGATTTGAAAGACCATTCACATGATTTGGGGGAAAATCCCTCTGGTGGCCAGAAGGAGACCTCGACATCTGGTGTGCATAATGTTGAAAGCAGCAACAATGAAGCAGATATCCCACTTGGTGTTGAGTCCATGGAAAGAGGAAAGTCTTCAGACAGAGAAGTGCAGATAAAGAGAGGTGACGAGGAACCACAGATAGCTGGATGTGCTGGTGAAAGCAGCTGCAGAAGAACAGATGATCTACATTGTGTTAAGTCCATGAAAGAAGACATCAAGAGGCCAGCTTCCAATAGCCGTTATCTCGACAAAGGGAAAAATGAAGGGGCCATATCAAATCTTAGCAAAGAACGGATTTGTTTCAGAAGAAGACACAAGCGGATTGTTGTGCGCAAAGTGCCTATAAGCAAGGCAATGAAGATATATTATTTCAG GTGTTAA
- the LOC112902105 gene encoding uncharacterized protein LOC112902105 isoform X1: protein MAAGDAATVFLETTLGTRLVVSFPAGATTVADLKGRVSAEHAACFPRTGPIAVTSLQVKLDDSWFQLTDSMAVRAAFEWVKGPWRLLAEAHELHSHPLARKDAKCGTSDAEPSAGRPVISENSTHYLLPPAGSQGGGSLASGDGVSDTPQINQQDKPQEGDEHASGQGKDGTTMPQKSSDLYLAPGDSDTLLLDQEDKPQECVEHASGQVEDGITMPQESSDIDMAAGDSGTSLANQEDKPQECAEHASGQLEDGITMPQESSDIDLAAGDSGTPLANQEEKLQECAEHASGQLEDGITMPQEISDIDLAAGDSTEHASGQLEDGITMPQESSDSDLAAGDSTEHASGQLEDEIIMPQKTSDFDLLAGANDGPPMNQQDKSHDGVEHASVQSEDKPTMLQESSDFGAAACRGNGPVGGQQKDIIAEPRGKKRFREEDKTNESIIVNCGDDLSSLASSTCNAESSEKKSCVTEQAKLNSVPLPYDLKDHSHDLGENPSGGQKETSTSGVHNVESSNNEADIPLGVESMERGKSSDREVQIKRGDEEPQIAGCAGESSCRRTDDLHCVKSMKEDIKRPASNSRYLDKGKNEGAISNLSKERICFRRRHKRIVVRKVPISKAMKIYYFRC, encoded by the exons ATGGCCGCCGGCGACGCAGCGACGGTCTTCCTGGAGACGACCCTCGGCACCCGCCTCGTCGTCTCCTTCCCCGCCGGCGCCACCACCGTCGCCGACCTCAAGG GCCGAGTGAGTGCGGAGCACGCGGCCTGTTTCCCCCGCACCGGGCCAATCGCCGTCACATCCTTGCAG GTTAAGCTCGATGACTCCTGGTTTCAGCTCACCGATTCCATGGCTGTGCGAGCTGCTTTCGAGTGGGTCAAGGGGCCCTGGCGCCTCCTGGCTGAGGCTCATGAGCTTCACTCTCATCCGCTTGCTCGCAAGGATGCAAAGTGTGGAACTAGTGATGCTGAACCAAGTGCCGGCCGTCCTGTCATCTCCGAGAACTCCACACACTACTTGTTGCCTCCTGCAGGGTCTCAGGGAGGTGGGAGTCTTGCCTCTGGTGATGGCGTCAGTGACACCCCACAGATAAATCAGCAGGATAAACCTCAGGAAGGTGATGAGCATGCCTCGGGTCAGGGCAAAGATGGAACTACCATGCCACAGAAAAGTTCAGATCTTTATTTAGCTCCAGGCGACAGTGACACCCTGCTGCTGGACCAGGAGGACAAACCTCAGGAATGTGTTGAGCATGCCTCTGGTCAGGTCGAGGATGGAATTACCATGCCTCAAGAAAGTTCAGATATTGATATGGCCGCAGGCGACAGTGGCACCTCACTGGCAAACCAGGAGGACAAACCTCAGGAATGTGCTGAGCATGCCTCTGGTCAGCTGGAGGATGGAATTACCATGCCTCAAGAAAGTTCAGATATTGATTTGGCCGCAGGCGACAGTGGCACCCCATTGGCAAACCAGGAGGAAAAACTTCAGGAATGTGCTGAGCATGCCTCTGGTCAGCTCGAGGATGGAATTACCATGCCTCAAGAAATTTCAGATATTGATTTGGCCGCAGGCGACAGTACTGAGCATGCCTCTGGTCAGCTCGAAGATGGAATTACCATGCCTCAAGAAAGTTCAGATAGTGATTTAGCCGCAGGCGACAGTACTGAGCATGCCTCTGGTCAGCTCGAAGATGAAATCATCATGCCTCAAAAAACTTCAGATTTTGACTTATTAGCAGGCGCCAATGATGGCCCACCAATGAACCAGCAGGACAAATCTCATGATGGTGTTGAGCATGCCTCTGTTCAGAGTGAAGATAAGCCTACCATGCTTCAAGAAAGTTCAGACTTTGGTGCAGCAGCATGCAGAGGGAATGGTCCTGTTGGGGGTCAACAAAAGGACATCATCGCAGAACCAAGAGGGAAGAAACGTTTTAGGGAGGAAGATAAAACCAATGAAAGCATCATTGTAAACTGTGGTGATGATCTTTCCTCTCTTGCTAGCTCCACTTGTAATGCTGAATCGTCTGAGAAAAAGAGCTGTGTGACTGAGCAAGCAAAATTGAACAGTGTCCCCCTGCCATATGATTTGAAAGACCATTCACATGATTTGGGGGAAAATCCCTCTGGTGGCCAGAAGGAGACCTCGACATCTGGTGTGCATAATGTTGAAAGCAGCAACAATGAAGCAGATATCCCACTTGGTGTTGAGTCCATGGAAAGAGGAAAGTCTTCAGACAGAGAAGTGCAGATAAAGAGAGGTGACGAGGAACCACAGATAGCTGGATGTGCTGGTGAAAGCAGCTGCAGAAGAACAGATGATCTACATTGTGTTAAGTCCATGAAAGAAGACATCAAGAGGCCAGCTTCCAATAGCCGTTATCTCGACAAAGGGAAAAATGAAGGGGCCATATCAAATCTTAGCAAAGAACGGATTTGTTTCAGAAGAAGACACAAGCGGATTGTTGTGCGCAAAGTGCCTATAAGCAAGGCAATGAAGATATATTATTTCAG GTGTTAA
- the LOC112902105 gene encoding uncharacterized protein LOC112902105 isoform X3 produces the protein MAVRAAFEWVKGPWRLLAEAHELHSHPLARKDAKCGTSDAEPSAGRPVISENSTHYLLPPAGSQGGGSLASGDGVSDTPQINQQDKPQEGDEHASGQGKDGTTMPQKSSDLYLAPGDSDTLLLDQEDKPQECVEHASGQVEDGITMPQESSDIDMAAGDSGTSLANQEDKPQECAEHASGQLEDGITMPQESSDIDLAAGDSGTPLANQEEKLQECAEHASGQLEDGITMPQEISDIDLAAGDSTEHASGQLEDGITMPQESSDSDLAAGDSTEHASGQLEDEIIMPQKTSDFDLLAGANDGPPMNQQDKSHDGVEHASVQSEDKPTMLQESSDFGAAACRGNGPVGGQQKDIIAEPRGKKRFREEDKTNESIIVNCGDDLSSLASSTCNAESSEKKSCVTEQAKLNSVPLPYDLKDHSHDLGENPSGGQKETSTSGVHNVESSNNEADIPLGVESMERGKSSDREVQIKRGDEEPQIAGCAGESSCRRTDDLHCVKSMKEDIKRPASNSRYLDKGKNEGAISNLSKERICFRRRHKRIVVRKVPISKAMKIYYFRC, from the exons ATGGCTGTGCGAGCTGCTTTCGAGTGGGTCAAGGGGCCCTGGCGCCTCCTGGCTGAGGCTCATGAGCTTCACTCTCATCCGCTTGCTCGCAAGGATGCAAAGTGTGGAACTAGTGATGCTGAACCAAGTGCCGGCCGTCCTGTCATCTCCGAGAACTCCACACACTACTTGTTGCCTCCTGCAGGGTCTCAGGGAGGTGGGAGTCTTGCCTCTGGTGATGGCGTCAGTGACACCCCACAGATAAATCAGCAGGATAAACCTCAGGAAGGTGATGAGCATGCCTCGGGTCAGGGCAAAGATGGAACTACCATGCCACAGAAAAGTTCAGATCTTTATTTAGCTCCAGGCGACAGTGACACCCTGCTGCTGGACCAGGAGGACAAACCTCAGGAATGTGTTGAGCATGCCTCTGGTCAGGTCGAGGATGGAATTACCATGCCTCAAGAAAGTTCAGATATTGATATGGCCGCAGGCGACAGTGGCACCTCACTGGCAAACCAGGAGGACAAACCTCAGGAATGTGCTGAGCATGCCTCTGGTCAGCTGGAGGATGGAATTACCATGCCTCAAGAAAGTTCAGATATTGATTTGGCCGCAGGCGACAGTGGCACCCCATTGGCAAACCAGGAGGAAAAACTTCAGGAATGTGCTGAGCATGCCTCTGGTCAGCTCGAGGATGGAATTACCATGCCTCAAGAAATTTCAGATATTGATTTGGCCGCAGGCGACAGTACTGAGCATGCCTCTGGTCAGCTCGAAGATGGAATTACCATGCCTCAAGAAAGTTCAGATAGTGATTTAGCCGCAGGCGACAGTACTGAGCATGCCTCTGGTCAGCTCGAAGATGAAATCATCATGCCTCAAAAAACTTCAGATTTTGACTTATTAGCAGGCGCCAATGATGGCCCACCAATGAACCAGCAGGACAAATCTCATGATGGTGTTGAGCATGCCTCTGTTCAGAGTGAAGATAAGCCTACCATGCTTCAAGAAAGTTCAGACTTTGGTGCAGCAGCATGCAGAGGGAATGGTCCTGTTGGGGGTCAACAAAAGGACATCATCGCAGAACCAAGAGGGAAGAAACGTTTTAGGGAGGAAGATAAAACCAATGAAAGCATCATTGTAAACTGTGGTGATGATCTTTCCTCTCTTGCTAGCTCCACTTGTAATGCTGAATCGTCTGAGAAAAAGAGCTGTGTGACTGAGCAAGCAAAATTGAACAGTGTCCCCCTGCCATATGATTTGAAAGACCATTCACATGATTTGGGGGAAAATCCCTCTGGTGGCCAGAAGGAGACCTCGACATCTGGTGTGCATAATGTTGAAAGCAGCAACAATGAAGCAGATATCCCACTTGGTGTTGAGTCCATGGAAAGAGGAAAGTCTTCAGACAGAGAAGTGCAGATAAAGAGAGGTGACGAGGAACCACAGATAGCTGGATGTGCTGGTGAAAGCAGCTGCAGAAGAACAGATGATCTACATTGTGTTAAGTCCATGAAAGAAGACATCAAGAGGCCAGCTTCCAATAGCCGTTATCTCGACAAAGGGAAAAATGAAGGGGCCATATCAAATCTTAGCAAAGAACGGATTTGTTTCAGAAGAAGACACAAGCGGATTGTTGTGCGCAAAGTGCCTATAAGCAAGGCAATGAAGATATATTATTTCAG GTGTTAA